From a single Pempheris klunzingeri isolate RE-2024b chromosome 2, fPemKlu1.hap1, whole genome shotgun sequence genomic region:
- the LOC139211693 gene encoding transcription factor HES-5-like encodes MKPVEIRFSLQRPLQHRHPAMTPTITAAMTNSQELLTLTHKIRKPLVEKLRRERINSSIEQLKSLLGPEFLKQQPDSKLEKADILEMTVCLLRRLQQQHQAVDSAAVDQGYSRCVQEVEHFLSKEDVKTQSQRRLLNHFNMLQSSSDKNLREADFSPLSSSVHTSITKDKSPVTSAPWRPW; translated from the exons ATGAAGCCAGTAGAGATCAGATTCTCTCTACAGAGACCTCTACAGCACAGACATCCAGCCATGACTCCTACAATCACTGCAGCAATGACCAATTCTCAGGAGCTTCTCACTCTGACCCACAAG ATTAGAAAGCCTCTGGTGGAGAAGTTACGTAGAGAGCgaatcaacagcagcatcgAGCAGCTCAAGTCTCTCCTGGGTCCAGAGTTcctcaaacagcagccagactcCAAGCTGGAGAAAGCAGACATCCTGGAGATGACAGTTTGCCTCCTGAGacgactgcagcagcagcaccaagctGTGGACTCAGCAGCTGTTGATCAGGGCTACTCCAGGTGTGTCCAAGAGGTGGAACACTTCCTGTCCAAGGAGGACGTGAAGACACAGTCCCAGAGAAGACTGCTGAACCACTTCAACATGCTGCAGTCTTCCTCTGATAAGAACCTGAGAGAGGCTGATTTctctcctctgagctcctcagTCCACACCAGCATCACTAAAGACAAGAGTCCAGTCACcagcgccccctggaggccgtGGTAG
- the LOC139217572 gene encoding transcription factor HES-1-like encodes MKPAEIRFSLQRPLQHRHPAMTPTITAAMTNSQELLTLTHKIRKPLVEKLRRERINSSIEQLKSLLGPEFLKQQPDSKLEKADILEMTVCFLTKLQQENQQQRRLLNHFNTLQSSSDKNLREADFSPLSSSVHTSITKDKSPVTSAPWRPW; translated from the exons ATGAAGCCAGCAGAGATCAGATTCTCTCTACAGAGACCTCTACAGCACAGACATCCAGCCATGACTCCTACAATCACTGCAGCAATGACCAATTCTCAGGAGCTTCTCACTCTGACCCACAAG ATCAGAAAGCCTCTGGTGGAGAAGTTACGCAGAGAGCGAATCAACAGCAGCATTGAGCAGCTCAAGTCTCTCCTGGGTCCAGAGTTcctcaaacagcagccagactcCAAGCTGGAGAAAGCAGACATCCTGGAGATGACAGTTTGCTTCCTGACAAAGCTGCAACAGgagaaccagcagcagagaagacTGCTGAACCACTTCAACACGCTGCAGTCTTCCTCTGATAAGAACCTGAGAGAGGCTGATTTctctcctctgagctcctcagTCCACACCAGCATCACCAAAGACAAGAGTCCAGTCACcagcgccccctggaggccgtGGTAG
- the LOC139215665 gene encoding transcription factor HES-5-like — translation MKPAEIRFSLQRPLQHRHPAMTPTITAAMTNSQELLTLTHKIRKPLVEKLRRERINSSIEQLKSLLGPEFLKQQPDSKLEKADILEMTVCFLRQLQQQHQAVDSAAVDQGYSRCVQEVEHFLSKEDVKTQSQRRLLNHFNTLQSSSDKNLREADFSPLSSSVHTSITKDKSPVTSAPWRPW, via the exons ATGAAGCCAGCAGAGATCAGATTCTCTCTACAGAGACCTCTACAGCACAGACATCCAGCCATGACTCCTACAATCACTGCAGCAATGACCAATTCTCAGGAGCTTCTCACTCTGACCCACAAG ATCAGAAAGCCTCTGGTGGAGAAGTTACGCAGAGAGagaatcaacagcagcatcgAGCAGCTCAAGTCTCTCCTGGGTCCAGAGTTcctcaaacagcagccagactcCAAGCTGGAGAAAGCAGACATCCTGGAGATGACAGTTTGCTTTCTCAgacaactgcagcagcagcaccaagctGTGGACTCAGCAGCTGTTGATCAGGGCTACTCCAGGTGTGTCCAAGAGGTGGAACACTTCCTGTCCAAGGAGGACGTGAAGACACAGTCCCAGAGAAGACTGCTGAACCACTTCAACACGCTGCAGTCTTCCTCTGATAAGAACCTGAGAGAGGCTGATTTctctcctctgagctcctcagTCCACACCAGCATCACTAAAGACAAGAGTCCAGTCACcagcgccccctggaggccgtGGTAG
- the LOC139211683 gene encoding transcription factor HES-5-like: MKPAEIRFSLQRPLQHRHPAMTPTITAAMTNSQELLTLTHKIRKPLVEKLRRERINSSIEQLKSLLGPEFLKQQPDSKLEKADILEMTVCFLRRLQQQHQAVDSAAVDRGYSRCVQEVEHFLSKEDVKTQSQRRLLNHLNTLQSSSDKNLREADFSPLSSSVHTSITKDKSPVTSAPWRPW; this comes from the exons ATGAAGCCAGCAGAGATCAGATTCTCTCTACAGAGACCTCTACAGCACAGACATCCAGCCATGACTCCTACAATCACTGCAGCAATGACCAATTCTCAGGAGCTTCTCACTCTGACCCACAAG ATCAGAAAGCCTCTGGTGGAGAAGTTACGCAGAGAGCgaatcaacagcagcatcgAGCAGCTCAAGTCTCTCCTGGGACCAGAGTTcctcaaacagcagccagactcCAAGCTGGAGAAAGCAGACATCCTGGAGATGACAGTTTGCTTCCTGAGacgactgcagcagcagcaccaagctGTGGACTCAGCAGCTGTTGATCGGGGCTACTCCAGGTGTGTCCAAGAGGTGGAACACTTCCTGTCCAAGGAGGACGTGAAGACACAGTCCCAGAGAAGACTGCTGAACCACTTGAACACGCTGCAGTCTTCCTCTGATAAGAACCTGAGAGAGGCTGATTTctctcctctgagctcctcagTCCACACCAGCATCACTAAAGACAAGAGTCCAGTCACcagcgccccctggaggccgtGGTAG